The following coding sequences lie in one Apium graveolens cultivar Ventura chromosome 3, ASM990537v1, whole genome shotgun sequence genomic window:
- the LOC141711523 gene encoding protein THYLAKOID FORMATION1, chloroplastic-like, with protein MAAVTSLSFAKLTSQSSSDRKLSVSSTHLVSNFDACRFRLNQSCDMIGVRVSTHSSSSRLVVRCMSSSTDVPTVSQTKANFLQAYKRPIPSIYNTVLQELIVQHHLMRYKRTHCYDAVFALGFVTVYDRLMEGYPSDEDREAIFRAYIKALQEEPEQYRSDAQKLEEWARSQTASTLVDFSTKEGDVESILKDISERARTKESFSYSRFFAIGLFRLLELANGTEPTILEKLCAALNIDKRSVDRDLDVYRNLLTKLVQAKELLKEYVEREKKKAEERTGSPTANEAVTKCLGEYQHGGL; from the exons ATGGCAGCTGTAACTTCACTCTCGTTTGCTAAACTTACTAGTCAATCTTCTTCTGACAGGAAACTCTCTGTTTCATCTACTCATTTGGTTTCTAATTTTGATGCATGTCGGTTTCGTTTAAATCAGTCCTGTGATATGATCGGTGTTCGAGTTTCTACTCATTCGAGTTCCTCACGTTTGGTTGTTCGTTGCATGTCTTCTTCAACAG ATGTACCCACTGTGTCTCAAACAAAAGCCAATTTCCTTCAGGCCTATAAGCGACCAATTCCAAGTATCTACAATACTGTGCTGCAAGAGCTAATAGTGCAGCATCATCTGATGAGGTACAAGAGGACGCATTGTTATGATGCAGTATTTGCACTCGGTTTTGTGACGGTGTATGATCGACTTATGGAAGGGTATCCAAGTGATGAGGATCGGGAGGCTATCTTCAGGGCATATATTAAGGCACTACAGGAAGAGCCGGAGCAATACAG GAGCGATGCACAAAAACTTGAAGAATGGGCTCGTTCTCAGACTGCCAGTACATTGGTTGATTTTTCTACAAAAGAGGGAGATGTTGAAAGCATTTTGAAGGATATTTCAGAAAGGGCTAGGACTAAAGAAAGCTTTAGTTACAGTCGGTTCTTTGCCATCGGCCTTTTCCGCCTTCTTGAATTGGCAAATGGAACAGAACCCACCATTTTAGAAAAG CTATGTGCAGCGCTAAATATAGACAAAAGAAGTGTTGATCGCGATCTTGATGTATACCGTAATCTTCTCACAAAGTTGGTTCAAGCaaaggagcttttaaaggaatATGTAGAAAG AGAAAAGAAAAAAGCGGAAGAAAGAACAGGATCACCAACAGCCAACGAGGCTGTTACAAAATGCTTGGGGGAATACCAACACGGTGGATTATAA
- the LOC141711524 gene encoding uncharacterized protein LOC141711524 yields the protein MSSKPLEMQLVPAPEKRVAALPPRPPANSSSAIVEYTPPAPKPEDEDIEIKLRRILECVPVRVSNTSGSSAGSGSGDFHQYRQMRRKEQDRLARMDVDYQRKKEEAEFMLRREERLKAAEERTAKKRLKRQKKKQRKQENKKIKLENNGEQQHQEQEASDVNESSENEAA from the exons ATGTCTTCTAAGCCGCTGGAAATGCAGCTAGTGCCGGCGCCGGAGAAGAGAGTGGCGGCGCTTCCGCCACGTCCTCCGGCGAATTCTTCGAGCGCGATTGTTGAGTATACTCCACCGGCGCCTAAGCCTGAGGATGAAGATATCGAAATCAAGCTTCGGAGAATTCTCGAGTGCGTTCCGGTTCGTGTTAGTAATACTTCTGGTAGTTCCGCTGGTTCTGGCTCCGGTGACTTCCATCAG TATCGGCAAATGAGGAGAAAGGAGCAAGATCGACTTGCACGGATGGATGTTGACTATCAGAGAAAGAAGGAAGAGGCAGAGTTTATGTTAAGAAGGGAGGAAAGGTTAAAAGCTGCAGAAGAGCGCACAGCGAAGAAGCGTTTGAAACGACAAAAGAAAAAACAAAGGAAGCAAGAGAATAAGAAGATTAAATTGGAAAACAATGGAGAGCAGCAGCATCAGGAACAGGAAGCTTCAGATGTCAATGAAAGCTCTGAAAATGAAGCTGCATAG
- the LOC141710549 gene encoding putative small nuclear ribonucleoprotein F, giving the protein MATVPVNPKPFLNNLTGKRVIVKLKWGMEYKGFLVSVDSYMNLQLANSEEYIDGQFTGNLGEILIRCNNVLYMRGVPEDEDLEDADRD; this is encoded by the exons ATGGCT ACTGTGCCGGTTAATCCCAAACCATTCTTGAACAATTTAACTGGAAAGCGTGTCATAGTCAAACTCAAATGGGGAATGGAATACAAAG GATTCCTCGTCTCTGTGGATTCATACATGAATTTGCAG CTTGCAAACTCTGAAGAATATATTGATGGACAGTTCACAGGAAACCTTGGAGAGATACTGATCAG GTGTAACAATGTACTGTACATGCGTGGGGTGCCAGAGGACGAGGACCTGGAGGATGCGGATCGCGACTAG